A genome region from Pseudorca crassidens isolate mPseCra1 chromosome 20, mPseCra1.hap1, whole genome shotgun sequence includes the following:
- the CDT1 gene encoding DNA replication factor Cdt1, translated as MAQCRLTDFFARRRPGLRAKPTRTKPAWRTPSPSKPAPRAPAPGPGNSRKRARSPAEPTRAEPAPPARRRLRLPANAVSGPSSPAAAGSPEHSSPQSKKTKKAPLSASQRPCLAAQEDEDKVPSKVTLSELTSCLQRAQELGARVQELKASAQKNAGEPSAPEDEGHPAGLCGEQMPAYQRFHALAQPGPPGLVLPYKYQVLAEMFRSMDTIVSMLYNRSETVTFTKVKQGVQDMMHKRFEERNVGQIKTVYPGSYRFRQEHHVPTFKDGVRRSDYQLTIEPLLDQQAGSAAPRLTASHLLQRRQVFTQKLVARVREHHRAFLASLNPPMEVPEDQLTRWHPRFNVDEVPDVEPAELPQPPTVEKLASAQEVLARAHSLMSPRMQKALSDLAQRTAQPSSPQPPSPAPPATPPAASPAALKGVSQALLERVRAKEAQKQLAQMTRRPEQELRLQRLERLPELARVLRSVFVSERKPALTMEVACARMVGSYRAAMSPGEMEKHVQLLSELLPNWLSLHRIRTDTYVKLDKAADLAGVTAQLARLARAEEAL; from the exons ATGGCGCAGTGCCGCCTCACCGACTTCTTCGCGCGCCGCCGTCCTGGGCTCCGGGCCAAGCCGACGCGCACCAAGCCGGCCTGGCGCACCCCGAGTCCCTCCAAgcccgcgccccgcgccccggcccccggccccggcAACAGCCGCAAGCGCGCCCGCTCGCCCGCCGAGCCCACGCGCGCCGAGCCTGCACCGCCCGCGCGCAGGAGGCTGCGGCTGCCGGCCAACGCG GTCTCTGGCCCTAGTTCTCCAGCTGCCGCTGGCTCCCCAGAGCACTCTTCTCCCCAAAGCAAGAAGACAAAGAAGGCCCCCCTCTCGGCCAGCCAGCGACCTTGCCTGGCAGCCCAGGAGGACGAGGACAAG GTCCCTTCCAAAGTCACTCTCTCTGAGCTCACGTCGTGCCTGCAGCGGGCACAGGAGCTGGGGGCACGGGTCCAGGAGCTGAAGGCAAGTGCACAGAAGAATGCCGGGGAACCCAGCGCGCCGGAGGACGAGGGGCACCCAGCCGGGCTGTG TGGTGAGCAGATGCCTGCCTACCAGCGCTTCCACGCCCTGGCCCAGCCGGGGCCCCCGGGCCTTGTGCTGCCCTACAAGTACCAGGTGCTGGCCGAGATGTTCCGCAGCATGGACACCATCGTGAGCATGCTCTACAACCGTTCTGAGACTGTGACCTTCACCAAGGTCAAGCAGGGCGTCCAGGACATGATGCACAA GCGCTTTGAGGAGCGCAACGTGGGCCAGATCAAAACCGTGTACCCTGGCTCCTACCGCTTCCGCCAGGAGCACCACGTCCCCACCTTCAAGGATGGCGTCAGGAGGTCTGATTACCAGCTCACCATCGAGCCGCTGCTGGACCAGC AGGCTGGCAGTGCGGCCCCCCGGCTCACGGCGTCGCACCTGTTGCAGCGGCGCCAGGTCTTCACCCAGAAGCTGGTAGCCCGAGTCCGGGAGCATCACAGG GCCTTCCTGGCCTCCCTGAACCCCCCCATGGAGGTGCCCGAGGACCAGCTGACACGCTGGCACCCCCGCTTCAATGTGGACGAAGTGCCTGACGTCGAGCCAGCCGAGCTGCCCCAGCCGCCCACCGTGGAGAAGCTGGCCTCCGCCCAGGAGGTGCTGGCCCGTGCCCACAGCCTGATGTCACCCAGG ATGCAGAAGGCTCTGAGTGACCTGGCGCAGCGCACGGCGCAGCctagcagcccccagccccccagcccggCACCGCCAGCCACCCCGCCGGCCGCCTCGCCTGCCGCTCTGAAGGGGGTGTCCCAGGCCCTGCTGGAGCGG GTCCGGGCCAAGGAGGCGCAGAAGCAGCTGGCGCAGATGACGCGGCGCCCGGAGCAGGAGCTGCGGCTGCAGCGGCTCGAGCGGCTGCCCGAGCTGGCCCGCGTGCTGCGCAGCGTCTTCGTGTCAGAGCGCAAGCCAGCGCTTACCATGGAGGTGGCCTGCGCCAGGATGGTGGGCAGCTACCGCGCAGCCATGAGCCCCG GGGAGATGGAGAAGCACGTGCAGCTCCTCTCTGAGCTGCTGCCCAACTGGCTCAGCCTCCACCGCATCCGCACTGACACCTACGTCAAGCTGGACAAGGCCGCTGACCTGGCAGGTGTCACGGCACAGCTGGCCCGCCTTGCCCGTGCTGAGGAGGCGCTGtga
- the APRT gene encoding adenine phosphoribosyltransferase isoform X2 yields MVGPAHPNPDPFHAGAEPPRAPGPAPWGAPPPPRAGAEPTNRLLPSRRADAEMADSELQLVARRIRSFPDFPVPGVLFRDISPVLKDPDSFRASISLLANHLKKAHGGRIDYIAGLDSRGFLFGPSLAQELGLGCVLIRKRGKLPGPTVCASYALEYGKAELEIQTDALEPGQKVVVVDDLLATGGTMRAACELLGQLQAQVLECVSLVELTSLKGREKLGTVPFFSLLQYE; encoded by the exons ATGGTGGGCCCCGCCCACCCGAACCCTGACCCTTTCCACGCTGGCGCGGAGCCGCCTAGggctcccggccccgccccctggggggctcctcccccaccccgcgcAGGCGCGGAGCCTACTAACCGGCTCTTGCCCTCGAGACGCGCGGATGCTGAGATGGCGGATTCCGAGCTGCAGCTGGTGGCGCGGCGGATCCGCAGCTTCCCCGACTTCCCCGTCCCCGGCGTGCTGTTCAG GGACATTTCACCCGTCCTGAAGGACCCCGACTCCTTCCGCGCCTCCATCAGCCTCCTGGCTAATCACCTGAAAAAGGCCCACGGCGGCAGGATCGACTACATCGCGG GCCTAGACTCCCGTGGCTTCCTGTTTGGTCCCTCCCTGGCCCAGGAGCTGGGCTTGGGCTGCGTTCTCATCCGGAAGCGAGGGAAGCTGCCAGGCCCCACTGTGTGTGCCTCATACGCACTGGAATACGGGAAG GCTGAGCTGGAGATCCAGACGGATGCCCTGGAGCCAGGGcagaaggtggtggtggtggatgaCCTGCTGGCCACTGGTG gaacCATGCGTGCAGCCTGTGAGCTGCTGGGCCAGCTGCAGGCCCAGGTGCTGGAGTGCGTGAGCCTGGTGGAGCTGACCTCTCTGAAGGGCAGGGAGAAGCTGGGGACTGTgcccttcttctctctcctgcaGTACGAGTGA
- the APRT gene encoding adenine phosphoribosyltransferase isoform X1 gives MVGPAHPNPDPFHAGAEPPRAPGPAPWGAPPPPRAGAEPTNRLLPSRRADAEMADSELQLVARRIRSFPDFPVPGVLFRDISPVLKDPDSFRASISLLANHLKKAHGGRIDYIAGLDSRGFLFGPSLAQELGLGCVLIRKRGKLPGPTVCASYALEYGKVRSLGAASVDPPFPKGESWTPVELPWSVGVDMGTQTEKLGQADRARRQGTMRAACELLGQLQAQVLECVSLVELTSLKGREKLGTVPFFSLLQYE, from the exons ATGGTGGGCCCCGCCCACCCGAACCCTGACCCTTTCCACGCTGGCGCGGAGCCGCCTAGggctcccggccccgccccctggggggctcctcccccaccccgcgcAGGCGCGGAGCCTACTAACCGGCTCTTGCCCTCGAGACGCGCGGATGCTGAGATGGCGGATTCCGAGCTGCAGCTGGTGGCGCGGCGGATCCGCAGCTTCCCCGACTTCCCCGTCCCCGGCGTGCTGTTCAG GGACATTTCACCCGTCCTGAAGGACCCCGACTCCTTCCGCGCCTCCATCAGCCTCCTGGCTAATCACCTGAAAAAGGCCCACGGCGGCAGGATCGACTACATCGCGG GCCTAGACTCCCGTGGCTTCCTGTTTGGTCCCTCCCTGGCCCAGGAGCTGGGCTTGGGCTGCGTTCTCATCCGGAAGCGAGGGAAGCTGCCAGGCCCCACTGTGTGTGCCTCATACGCACTGGAATACGGGAAGGTGAGAAGCCTGGGGGCTGCCTCTGTGGACCCTCCATTCCCAAAAGGAGAGTCGTGGACTCCAGTGGAGCTGCCGTGGTCGGTTGGAGTGGACATGGGAACTCAGACTGAGAAGCTGGGCCAGGCTGACAGAGCCAGGAGACAGG gaacCATGCGTGCAGCCTGTGAGCTGCTGGGCCAGCTGCAGGCCCAGGTGCTGGAGTGCGTGAGCCTGGTGGAGCTGACCTCTCTGAAGGGCAGGGAGAAGCTGGGGACTGTgcccttcttctctctcctgcaGTACGAGTGA